The following are encoded together in the Bdellovibrionales bacterium genome:
- a CDS encoding transposase family protein, whose translation MILNYDDVKEKPETLRAMTSLNRDEFELLCLSFSQAWEEETQSCQRDPSKGGRKPILTKHEDRLLFILFYLKTYPLQEVLAHLFGMSQGQAHFFNLSIESDFARNAEANGSSSSANFWKK comes from the coding sequence ATGATTTTAAATTATGATGATGTTAAAGAGAAGCCAGAAACTTTAAGAGCTATGACGAGCTTAAACCGAGATGAGTTTGAGTTGTTATGTTTGTCATTTAGCCAAGCATGGGAGGAAGAGACACAATCGTGTCAACGCGATCCAAGCAAAGGAGGACGGAAACCTATTTTAACGAAACATGAAGATAGACTTTTATTTATTCTCTTTTATCTCAAAACCTATCCGCTTCAGGAAGTGTTAGCCCATCTGTTTGGAATGAGTCAAGGACAAGCCCATTTTTTTAATTTATCAATTGAGTCGGATTTTGCGCGAAACGCTGAAGCGAATGGATCATCTTCCAGCGCGAACTTCTGGAAGAAATGA